Proteins encoded in a region of the Paenibacillus wynnii genome:
- a CDS encoding TetR/AcrR family transcriptional regulator, with protein sequence MADISVDKKEKIIKTAMQLFAVKGSIATSMQEIAELCGISKGSLYLVFKSKEELVRSIYIYCFQMIRDPLLQTEEEIFTSPQEKLQKQIEILLDHVYELREFLQRQIQDFAGSGQKDVPEWMRKSSIPVMQWFQAKLETLYGKEVLPYTGDLILLVHGMISSYVRVIFQPDNPVSTTRMAEHLVNLVDIVAAGLLAGKPQPLIPDPIITSWMEDGEGCLRKNPLQLIKEMKQKLSITTTMDPRQLEDTLESLIILEKEILVTHPRRAIVQGMMSNLESCTELTENLRDLKKLVSPEYGSCI encoded by the coding sequence ATGGCCGACATCAGCGTTGATAAAAAAGAGAAGATTATTAAAACGGCTATGCAGCTGTTTGCTGTCAAAGGATCCATAGCTACCTCCATGCAAGAGATTGCTGAACTATGCGGCATTTCCAAAGGCAGCTTGTATTTAGTGTTCAAATCAAAGGAAGAGCTGGTGCGCAGCATTTACATATATTGCTTCCAGATGATCCGCGATCCCCTGTTGCAGACAGAAGAGGAAATTTTCACAAGCCCTCAGGAGAAACTGCAGAAACAAATCGAAATTCTACTAGACCATGTATACGAGCTTCGGGAGTTCTTGCAGCGGCAAATTCAGGACTTTGCGGGAAGTGGTCAAAAAGATGTGCCGGAATGGATGCGCAAAAGCAGTATTCCTGTTATGCAATGGTTTCAGGCTAAGCTAGAAACGTTGTACGGCAAAGAAGTCCTTCCATACACCGGGGATTTAATACTGCTGGTTCACGGGATGATCAGCTCGTATGTGCGCGTTATTTTTCAACCGGATAATCCTGTATCTACTACCCGGATGGCAGAACATCTCGTGAATTTAGTGGATATCGTTGCAGCCGGTCTGCTTGCCGGAAAGCCCCAACCTCTTATCCCTGATCCTATAATTACCAGTTGGATGGAAGATGGCGAAGGTTGTCTGCGTAAAAATCCGCTGCAGCTCATCAAGGAAATGAAGCAGAAGCTCAGTATTACCACAACTATGGATCCACGGCAGCTGGAGGACACTCTGGAGTCCCTTATTATTTTAGAGAAGGAAATCCTTGTAACCCACCCCCGAAGAGCCATCGTGCAAGGAATGATGTCTAATTTGGAATCATGTACTGAACTAACAGAGAACTTGAGAGATCTAAAGAAACTTGTATCCCCCGAATATGGATCATGTATATAA
- the cls gene encoding cardiolipin synthase, whose translation MRRGLQTIVIILALLAFYYFGFGIFGSTGGTIISIFSTLTVISISLAIFMENRNPSTTMAWILLLALIPVVGLVFYFLFGQNVFKRRKYDKKAQLDQMAYERIENDIFRMNQDWSIFDPSRQKLLGLAQRLARTPISFASETRILTNGEETFGTLLLELRQAEHHIHMEYYIFRSDHIGTRIQQILIKKAREGVMVRFMYDAVGSLGLSKSFVKEMTDAGVLVAAYGKSTSFFSSRVNYRNHRKIVVIDGDVGFMGGLNVGDEYLSRNKTYGFWRDTHMLIRGEAVRTMQIIFLQDWMHTTGEKIMEQDYLSPKLRYVAGDGAVQIIASGPDNERRSLKNIFFSMITSAKKSVWIASPYFIPDEDILTAIRVAAMSGLDVRLLFPAKPDKWLPFLASHSYFPALLDSGVKIFEYEKGFIHSKLLIVDGEIATIGTANMDMRSFHLNFEVNALLLQTDSVKRIVADFERDLLSTRQIVEETFMDKRLHERLLESAARLMSPLL comes from the coding sequence ATGAGAAGAGGATTACAGACTATAGTCATCATTTTGGCATTATTAGCATTTTATTATTTTGGCTTCGGTATATTCGGTAGTACAGGCGGAACCATCATCAGTATTTTTTCAACATTGACCGTCATTTCCATTAGTTTGGCTATATTCATGGAGAATCGTAATCCATCTACCACGATGGCTTGGATCTTATTGCTTGCGCTTATCCCGGTTGTAGGGTTGGTCTTTTATTTCTTATTCGGACAAAACGTATTTAAGCGTCGTAAATATGATAAAAAAGCTCAGCTTGACCAAATGGCCTATGAGCGAATTGAGAATGACATCTTCCGCATGAATCAGGATTGGTCCATCTTTGACCCTTCCCGCCAGAAACTGCTTGGACTAGCCCAACGTCTGGCTCGAACACCCATATCCTTTGCCTCAGAGACGCGTATTCTGACCAATGGGGAAGAAACGTTCGGGACGCTGCTGTTGGAGCTGCGGCAGGCGGAGCACCATATTCATATGGAGTATTATATTTTTCGCTCCGATCATATCGGCACGCGAATTCAGCAAATCTTGATCAAGAAAGCCCGTGAGGGCGTTATGGTAAGATTTATGTATGATGCGGTAGGCAGCCTTGGATTGTCCAAGTCCTTTGTGAAGGAAATGACGGATGCCGGCGTGCTGGTGGCTGCATACGGGAAGTCTACGTCCTTCTTTTCAAGCCGCGTGAATTACCGGAATCACCGCAAAATCGTCGTTATTGACGGGGACGTGGGTTTTATGGGCGGGCTGAATGTAGGGGATGAATATTTAAGCCGGAACAAGACTTACGGATTTTGGCGGGATACGCACATGTTGATCAGAGGTGAGGCGGTCCGGACGATGCAGATCATCTTCCTTCAGGACTGGATGCATACCACAGGCGAGAAAATCATGGAACAGGATTATCTTTCGCCGAAGCTGCGTTATGTAGCGGGGGATGGAGCTGTGCAGATTATTGCCAGCGGACCGGATAATGAGCGCCGTTCACTCAAAAACATTTTCTTCTCCATGATCACCTCAGCGAAGAAGTCTGTATGGATTGCCAGCCCTTATTTCATACCCGATGAGGATATTCTTACAGCGATCCGGGTAGCAGCCATGTCCGGGCTGGATGTGCGCTTGTTATTTCCGGCCAAACCGGACAAATGGCTGCCGTTCCTGGCTTCGCACTCTTATTTTCCAGCGTTGCTGGATTCGGGAGTGAAAATTTTTGAATATGAAAAAGGATTTATCCATTCCAAGCTCCTGATTGTAGATGGAGAGATTGCCACAATCGGTACTGCTAATATGGACATGAGAAGCTTCCATCTGAATTTCGAAGTGAATGCGCTGCTGCTGCAGACGGACAGCGTCAAACGAATCGTGGCCGATTTTGAACGGGATCTATTGTCTACCCGGCAGATTGTGGAGGAGACCTTTATGGACAAACGCCTGCATGAGCGGCTCTTGGAATCAGCCGCCCGGTTAATGTCCCCGTTGCTGTAA
- a CDS encoding phospholipase D family protein, translated as MNSDHQASSKSIVRQNHRAPSRLRVWVLRATIFLAFWLTGVMVYQTHKPLPPGISYESPVYNVNHVTFLQDLTYPDGSALGKQEAQILPRMLEIIEESRQFLVIDLFLFNDYTHRDQQFPPVSQALTYKILAQKLAYPDMDIVFITDEVNTNYNSAPNPLLEQLKAAGVRVILTDVNSLRDSTPAYSAVWRTFIQWFGQSGKGWIPNLMANDGPDITARSYLKLLNVKANHRKVVLSEKSALISSGNIHDASAYNSNVALEVQGPILADILRTEQAAADLSNAGPLLSKEPRFEEESERKPSESVGGLQVRYLTEGKVYKYALQNIKAAAQGDTVWLGMFYLADDSIIQALVEASERGAEVRLLLDPNQNAFGRDKIGIPNRPVAMDLNRRSDGKIAIRWYNTTKEQYHPKLLFISKKEGDSTVLSGSSNFTARNLDNYNLENNLWVSMNSEQPLYGELEGYFNRIWNNEGAEFSLPLDDYQGEITRLKYIIFQAQKLLGFTTF; from the coding sequence ATGAACTCAGACCATCAGGCCTCATCCAAATCCATTGTACGCCAAAATCATAGGGCTCCTTCCCGTCTGCGCGTCTGGGTATTACGAGCAACCATTTTTCTAGCATTCTGGCTCACCGGTGTAATGGTGTACCAGACTCACAAACCCTTGCCGCCGGGGATTTCCTACGAAAGTCCGGTGTACAACGTTAACCACGTCACCTTCCTGCAGGATTTAACTTATCCGGATGGTAGTGCCTTAGGGAAGCAGGAGGCTCAGATATTGCCCCGAATGCTGGAGATTATAGAAGAATCGCGGCAGTTTCTTGTGATCGACCTATTCCTTTTTAATGACTATACCCATCGTGATCAACAATTCCCACCTGTGAGTCAGGCGCTTACTTATAAGATTCTTGCTCAAAAGCTAGCTTACCCTGATATGGATATTGTCTTTATTACCGATGAGGTTAACACCAATTACAATTCAGCTCCCAACCCTCTACTAGAACAATTGAAGGCAGCGGGAGTCCGCGTTATTCTAACTGATGTAAATAGTCTGCGGGATTCTACTCCTGCCTATTCAGCTGTATGGCGTACCTTTATCCAATGGTTTGGACAGTCAGGGAAAGGCTGGATACCCAATCTGATGGCTAATGACGGACCCGACATTACGGCCCGCTCATACCTCAAGCTGCTAAATGTGAAAGCAAATCACCGAAAAGTGGTCCTTAGCGAAAAGTCAGCACTAATCTCTTCCGGCAATATACATGATGCCAGTGCCTATAACTCCAACGTCGCCCTAGAGGTTCAAGGTCCGATTCTTGCCGATATCCTGCGGACAGAACAAGCGGCAGCGGATCTTTCGAACGCCGGCCCGCTGTTGAGTAAAGAGCCTCGTTTCGAAGAAGAGAGTGAGCGTAAGCCTTCAGAATCCGTAGGCGGGCTGCAGGTACGCTATTTGACTGAAGGTAAAGTATACAAATATGCGCTGCAGAATATTAAGGCTGCAGCGCAGGGAGATACCGTATGGTTAGGCATGTTTTATTTGGCTGATGATTCGATTATCCAGGCGCTAGTGGAAGCATCAGAACGCGGCGCCGAGGTGCGGCTGCTGCTTGATCCTAATCAAAACGCGTTTGGCCGTGATAAGATCGGCATCCCGAACCGGCCGGTAGCCATGGATTTGAATCGGCGCTCCGATGGCAAGATCGCTATTCGCTGGTACAACACCACCAAGGAACAATACCACCCCAAGCTTCTCTTTATCTCCAAAAAAGAGGGGGACTCCACCGTACTTAGCGGTTCCAGTAACTTTACTGCACGCAATCTGGATAATTACAACCTGGAGAACAACCTATGGGTATCCATGAATTCCGAGCAGCCGCTCTACGGAGAATTAGAAGGCTATTTCAACCGGATATGGAATAATGAGGGGGCTGAATTCAGCCTGCCACTCGATGACTATCAGGGTGAGATTACTCGGCTGAAATATATTATATTCCAGGCACAAAAGTTATTAGGATTCACCACATTTTAG
- a CDS encoding MerR family transcriptional regulator, whose protein sequence is MYSIKQVVEMLDIPSVTLRAWENRYKAVTPERTESGYRLYSQDNIEDLRWLKNQTEQQGISISHAVRLLKARKEKELKESVSSISGSPQDAFEKMKRQIYNTLYEFQGERANALIDFGFSLYGYDSMFHQVLIPVLIEVGTAWEEGTATVAQEHYMTHMISNRIYQFFHVFPVYSQLPKVLAFCPAGEQHQVGLLLFSLFLRKNGVEVVYLGANTPEEGILSMLEQQHSIRVICLSVTDKGLIPYCEGLIQRLKEAFPGMECIAGGKGYEASPDSAGPDFVMNEPSEHWQVWFDNVFTGLKSRA, encoded by the coding sequence GTGTACTCCATTAAACAGGTCGTCGAAATGCTGGATATCCCTTCAGTTACACTGAGAGCCTGGGAGAACAGGTATAAAGCTGTAACTCCTGAACGGACCGAATCGGGCTACAGGCTGTACAGCCAAGATAATATCGAGGATCTGCGCTGGCTGAAAAACCAGACCGAGCAACAGGGAATAAGTATTTCGCACGCCGTTCGATTGTTGAAGGCCCGGAAGGAAAAGGAATTGAAGGAGAGTGTTTCTTCCATTAGCGGAAGTCCTCAAGATGCCTTCGAGAAAATGAAACGTCAAATATACAATACGCTGTATGAATTCCAAGGAGAGCGGGCAAATGCGTTAATCGATTTCGGGTTCTCTTTGTACGGATATGATTCGATGTTTCATCAGGTCCTCATTCCGGTTTTGATCGAGGTAGGGACAGCGTGGGAAGAAGGTACAGCTACTGTAGCGCAGGAGCATTATATGACCCACATGATTTCCAATCGCATCTATCAGTTCTTTCATGTCTTTCCTGTATATTCACAGCTGCCGAAGGTATTGGCTTTTTGTCCGGCGGGCGAGCAACATCAAGTCGGGCTGCTGCTGTTTTCACTTTTTTTGCGCAAGAACGGAGTGGAGGTCGTTTACCTCGGAGCCAATACACCAGAGGAAGGGATTCTGTCGATGCTGGAACAGCAGCACAGTATTCGGGTGATTTGCCTTTCGGTTACTGATAAAGGGCTGATCCCATACTGCGAAGGACTGATTCAGCGGCTGAAAGAGGCTTTTCCTGGAATGGAATGTATTGCGGGGGGCAAGGGCTACGAAGCTTCTCCCGATTCCGCGGGTCCAGACTTTGTCATGAATGAGCCTTCAGAGCATTGGCAGGTCTGGTTCGATAACGTGTTTACGGGCTTAAAAAGCAGAGCCTAA
- a CDS encoding phytoene desaturase family protein, producing MLLAAEGYDVEVYEKQAVVGGRSGQLELGKYRFDRGATFLMMPHLLEELFTSAGRSLEDYITLKELDPLYSLHFGDTVFTPSTDQDRTAAEIEKLFPGNGNGYRRFMDDEAAKFDRVMPLLQRPFQSVGDYVKKDVLRALPKLHATDTVYNRLSKYFNDERLRYAFTFQAKYLGMSPWECPGTFTILSYLEHRYGLYHPIGGVNQIFQAMAKVISEHGGVVHTSCGVKRVLVHNGHTTGLLLENGEKVEADYVIIGADFGSVMTQLFEPDVLKRYTPEKVDRKRYSCSTAMLYLGVDGAVDLAHHSVHFAEDYRLNVDEITRLGTLSADASMYIHNPSVIDPTLAPPGKSSIYMLMPVPNLKADIDWDQVGPSVQEEMLERLQHTAGIDNLTQRIEESLFFSPLDWRDQLNVYNGATFNLAHNLGQMMYLRPHNTFQEVKGIWLVGGGTHPGSGLPTIFESAKISARLLTEHDRAARSRMIAAGITWKGATL from the coding sequence ATGCTGCTGGCTGCAGAAGGATATGATGTCGAGGTTTATGAGAAGCAGGCGGTTGTCGGAGGACGTTCAGGTCAGCTTGAGCTTGGAAAGTACCGGTTTGACCGGGGAGCTACATTTTTAATGATGCCGCATCTATTAGAGGAGCTGTTTACTTCTGCAGGTCGCTCTTTAGAGGACTATATTACTTTAAAAGAGCTTGATCCACTGTATTCTCTGCATTTTGGTGATACCGTGTTTACCCCTTCGACGGATCAGGATCGCACCGCGGCCGAGATCGAGAAGCTGTTTCCCGGGAACGGAAACGGCTACCGGCGTTTCATGGACGATGAGGCGGCTAAATTTGACAGAGTGATGCCGCTGTTGCAGCGCCCTTTTCAATCCGTAGGGGATTATGTCAAAAAAGATGTGCTGCGTGCGTTGCCCAAGCTGCATGCCACAGATACCGTATACAATAGGCTGTCCAAGTATTTTAATGACGAACGTCTTCGATATGCCTTTACCTTTCAAGCGAAATATTTAGGAATGTCCCCTTGGGAATGTCCGGGTACGTTTACGATTCTCTCCTATTTGGAGCACAGATACGGATTGTATCACCCGATAGGCGGAGTCAACCAGATCTTTCAGGCAATGGCAAAGGTGATCTCTGAGCATGGTGGGGTTGTGCATACCTCTTGTGGTGTGAAGCGAGTCCTAGTCCATAATGGTCATACTACTGGGCTGCTGCTGGAGAACGGTGAAAAGGTTGAGGCCGATTATGTAATTATTGGTGCGGACTTCGGTTCAGTAATGACCCAACTGTTCGAGCCTGATGTGTTGAAACGGTATACGCCGGAAAAAGTCGACCGTAAACGGTACTCCTGCTCAACTGCGATGCTGTATCTGGGCGTAGACGGGGCCGTTGACTTGGCTCATCACTCCGTTCACTTTGCAGAGGATTACCGGCTTAATGTAGATGAAATAACCCGTCTGGGCACGTTGTCGGCAGACGCCTCTATGTATATTCATAATCCTTCTGTCATTGATCCAACGCTTGCCCCTCCGGGGAAATCCTCTATATACATGTTAATGCCTGTTCCCAACCTGAAAGCGGATATCGATTGGGATCAGGTAGGCCCCAGTGTACAGGAAGAAATGTTGGAGCGGCTGCAGCACACAGCGGGAATAGATAATTTAACACAGCGGATAGAGGAGAGCTTGTTCTTCTCCCCATTAGACTGGCGCGATCAGCTGAATGTGTATAACGGCGCAACGTTTAATTTGGCCCACAATTTGGGTCAGATGATGTATCTCCGTCCCCACAACACCTTTCAGGAGGTTAAGGGTATTTGGTTAGTTGGTGGGGGTACGCATCCCGGCAGTGGTTTGCCGACGATATTTGAATCCGCGAAGATCAGCGCCCGACTGCTTACCGAGCATGATCGTGCTGCCCGTTCTCGAATGATCGCAGCCGGAATTACATGGAAAGGAGCGACGCTATGA
- a CDS encoding phytoene desaturase family protein produces the protein MSRVAIVGSGIGGLTAALLLSKQGQEVTVFERASQVGGRVAFEENGPYRIDRGPTIVLLPEMLLSTLEEGGLPAGSIELLRCNPLYRVHFKSGRTLTKVDGVQEQAAEIEKSFPGEGEGFIRFMKDMSGLFPLGKAAFLERDFKNRKAFFSLKNLSLMARLQAFKSLRSAVGQYFHSEELKDAYSLQSLYIGGAPFRTPGIYTMLPYAEQAFGIWMLKGGYGELPRLMVKELERRGVRIQTRTEVESILVSGGRCRGVFVKGEELPFDAVLYNGDFPHLEGLLPQGVLKKGLTLRAALHQKPSPSGTTQKEEKNQSRVKFKPSSGCLLIYIGANKRWDDSLTHQFFLPDSLNDSLKDLFDHHSIPDKPSYYVFNPVALDDSAAPAGESVLYFLIPVPNKGLIDWDAVANPLADKVLADAEARGFPGLAGSTIWRKVRTPVDAEREGMYGGGSFGIAPVLSQSGVFRPQPKPYNIGGLYAAGASVHPGGGVPIVMQGARLAVHELMKEMRTHDRTDVVEM, from the coding sequence ATGAGCCGGGTTGCCATTGTGGGCAGCGGAATCGGGGGTCTGACGGCTGCGTTGCTACTTAGTAAACAGGGACAAGAGGTTACTGTGTTCGAGCGTGCTTCGCAGGTTGGTGGGCGAGTAGCCTTTGAAGAGAATGGGCCCTATCGGATAGATCGGGGGCCGACCATTGTTCTCCTACCTGAGATGCTGCTGAGTACTCTGGAGGAAGGCGGACTGCCTGCCGGAAGCATAGAGTTGCTCCGCTGTAACCCCCTCTACCGTGTCCATTTCAAGAGCGGACGGACGTTGACTAAAGTAGACGGAGTTCAGGAGCAGGCAGCGGAAATCGAGAAATCTTTCCCCGGTGAGGGTGAGGGATTTATACGATTTATGAAGGATATGTCGGGTTTGTTTCCGCTGGGCAAGGCGGCTTTTCTGGAGCGGGATTTCAAGAACCGTAAAGCGTTCTTCAGCCTAAAGAACCTATCGCTGATGGCTCGCCTGCAAGCCTTTAAAAGTCTGAGATCCGCGGTGGGGCAGTACTTCCATAGTGAGGAATTGAAGGACGCCTATTCACTGCAAAGTCTATACATTGGTGGAGCTCCCTTCCGTACACCAGGCATTTATACCATGCTTCCCTATGCGGAGCAGGCCTTCGGAATCTGGATGCTAAAGGGCGGATATGGAGAGCTCCCAAGATTGATGGTGAAGGAGCTGGAGCGTCGCGGCGTCCGAATTCAGACTCGTACGGAAGTTGAGTCCATACTCGTGAGCGGCGGACGCTGCCGTGGAGTTTTTGTTAAAGGGGAAGAACTTCCGTTTGATGCGGTACTGTATAACGGAGATTTCCCTCACCTGGAAGGCTTACTGCCGCAAGGGGTGCTCAAGAAAGGACTCACCCTGCGGGCCGCTCTGCATCAAAAACCTTCTCCGAGCGGGACTACTCAGAAGGAGGAGAAGAATCAATCTAGAGTGAAATTTAAGCCATCCTCAGGTTGTCTGCTCATCTATATAGGAGCTAATAAAAGATGGGACGACTCGCTTACCCATCAGTTTTTTTTGCCGGATAGTCTGAATGACAGCCTTAAGGATCTGTTTGATCATCACTCCATTCCCGATAAGCCTTCTTATTATGTTTTTAACCCGGTTGCATTGGATGACAGCGCGGCCCCCGCAGGGGAGAGTGTATTGTATTTTCTTATACCTGTTCCTAACAAGGGTTTGATCGACTGGGATGCTGTCGCAAATCCACTTGCTGACAAAGTGCTTGCAGACGCAGAAGCCCGTGGTTTTCCAGGTCTTGCGGGCAGTACAATATGGCGGAAAGTACGCACCCCGGTAGATGCGGAGAGAGAGGGCATGTACGGTGGAGGAAGCTTTGGTATCGCACCGGTGCTATCCCAATCCGGTGTATTCCGACCTCAACCGAAGCCATACAACATTGGTGGGTTATATGCTGCCGGTGCTTCAGTTCATCCAGGTGGCGGAGTACCGATTGTCATGCAGGGAGCAAGGCTGGCAGTTCATGAACTAATGAAGGAGATGCGTACACATGATAGAACAGACGTTGTTGAAATGTGA
- a CDS encoding phytoene/squalene synthase family protein — MIEQTLLKCEEMIQRGSSSFYKAFAGLPSPRREAVHVIYAFCRMIDDSVDEPEESPYSIFELRSHFQNLDHAEGHFIWPALRWLFENFPQSSKDQFMLQMQGQVRDLSFTHYETMDQLESYCYLVAGTVGEMLLPVLRDDSNEEAQSAGIALGMGMQIVNIIRDVGEDLTRGRRYLPLEVMEKHGYTQQELERNVVNDRFIAVLQELKGAALDWFKEGLDNVHTYPPESGMAVELAAAFYAGILDDVAASGYDVFRRRAYVSDEAKLLMFRRTAARYPSPFGGKGAAAVH; from the coding sequence ATGATAGAACAGACGTTGTTGAAATGTGAGGAAATGATCCAAAGAGGATCATCTTCGTTTTATAAGGCATTTGCCGGTCTGCCTAGCCCTCGTCGGGAAGCCGTTCATGTCATTTATGCTTTTTGCCGCATGATCGACGATAGCGTAGATGAACCGGAGGAGTCACCCTACAGTATTTTTGAACTTCGTAGTCATTTTCAGAATTTGGACCACGCGGAAGGACACTTTATATGGCCTGCTCTTCGTTGGTTGTTCGAGAACTTCCCACAATCCAGCAAGGACCAGTTCATGCTGCAAATGCAAGGGCAGGTAAGGGATCTATCCTTTACCCATTACGAAACGATGGACCAGTTGGAGTCCTATTGTTACCTCGTTGCCGGTACTGTCGGAGAGATGCTCCTACCTGTTCTGAGAGACGACAGCAATGAAGAAGCGCAGTCCGCAGGTATAGCCCTAGGGATGGGGATGCAGATTGTGAATATCATTCGGGATGTAGGGGAGGATCTGACAAGGGGGAGGAGATATCTACCGCTTGAGGTTATGGAGAAGCATGGGTATACCCAGCAGGAGCTGGAACGAAACGTAGTTAATGACAGATTCATTGCTGTTTTACAGGAATTAAAGGGGGCTGCACTGGACTGGTTTAAGGAAGGTCTGGATAATGTTCATACCTATCCGCCGGAAAGCGGTATGGCTGTTGAGCTGGCAGCGGCTTTTTATGCAGGAATTCTGGATGATGTGGCTGCCAGCGGCTATGATGTATTCCGCAGACGTGCCTATGTTAGTGATGAAGCGAAACTCCTGATGTTTCGAAGAACGGCTGCTCGCTATCCTTCCCCCTTTGGCGGCAAGGGTGCTGCGGCGGTACATTAA
- a CDS encoding carotenoid biosynthesis protein, giving the protein MIRVLFWGWYFIGALLLIIFSLPESLQFSNGLFLVFYAVYAMKLIKDGLELHIMSDQSVIISSHAPLGLSAVLVWTGGMSVEWIGVHSGRLFGVYEYSDILGPLLFGVPVTLGFAWIAVVSSAVLISREFGLSGHLLSLARALQVGLWTVIMDLVLDPVAHAKGYWHWSAGGGLYGVPWQNFIGWFIVGAILSLLFWGVKVTRSAARRGTRLYQAILILFGLLGLREGLPICTVIAALGAILAEGSLRNARSHQTQKL; this is encoded by the coding sequence ATGATCAGGGTCTTGTTCTGGGGATGGTATTTTATAGGCGCACTGTTATTGATCATATTTAGCCTTCCGGAAAGTCTGCAATTTTCCAATGGATTATTTCTTGTATTTTATGCTGTATATGCTATGAAATTGATTAAGGACGGTCTTGAGCTGCATATTATGTCCGACCAGTCAGTCATTATCTCGAGTCACGCCCCCCTGGGGTTGTCTGCTGTCCTAGTATGGACGGGCGGAATGAGCGTTGAATGGATCGGTGTCCATTCCGGAAGACTGTTCGGCGTTTATGAATATTCGGATATATTAGGGCCGCTGCTGTTCGGTGTACCTGTCACGTTGGGTTTTGCTTGGATTGCAGTTGTAAGCAGTGCTGTTCTTATCAGTCGTGAATTTGGCCTTTCTGGACATTTACTGTCTTTAGCTCGGGCACTTCAGGTCGGATTGTGGACGGTGATCATGGATTTGGTGCTCGATCCCGTGGCCCATGCCAAAGGTTACTGGCATTGGAGTGCCGGGGGCGGATTATATGGTGTCCCATGGCAAAATTTCATTGGATGGTTCATCGTAGGAGCGATCCTGTCTTTGTTATTCTGGGGTGTTAAAGTAACCCGGTCTGCCGCACGCCGCGGAACACGATTATATCAGGCGATTCTAATTTTGTTCGGATTGCTGGGTCTGCGCGAGGGATTGCCAATATGTACGGTTATCGCCGCTCTGGGCGCCATATTGGCGGAAGGGAGCCTGCGTAATGCTAGAAGCCACCAAACACAGAAGCTTTGA
- a CDS encoding lysophospholipid acyltransferase family protein — MLEATKHRSFDKLFYRYNSLYLIRRHFRYFGAAGELKPKSAEGRPLLYIMNHSSWWDGLLAYHAARTLTNSEHYFMMEEEQLSKYMFFRKLGVYSINRSRTGDISASLRYTARVLREGGSVWMYPEGEIQPLEHRPLTLKPGVALVLRLCPEAVVVPVTLYHGLFRHSKPEATLLAGDPLIHSWKEMDRGSIAKLLQCALGEQVNVHREMMVNNGGYIPEPFLPLIKQGKSTNEWFDALLGRGKP, encoded by the coding sequence ATGCTAGAAGCCACCAAACACAGAAGCTTTGATAAGCTGTTCTATCGCTATAATTCTCTGTATTTGATTCGCAGACATTTCCGGTATTTCGGGGCTGCAGGTGAGTTGAAGCCTAAGTCCGCAGAGGGACGGCCGCTGCTGTACATTATGAACCACAGTTCCTGGTGGGATGGACTGTTGGCATATCACGCAGCGCGCACCCTTACGAATAGTGAACATTATTTCATGATGGAGGAGGAACAGCTTAGTAAGTATATGTTTTTCCGCAAGCTTGGAGTTTATTCGATTAATCGTAGCCGTACGGGAGATATCAGTGCGTCCTTACGTTATACGGCAAGGGTACTGCGTGAGGGCGGAAGCGTATGGATGTATCCCGAAGGTGAAATCCAACCTCTGGAGCATCGTCCTTTGACGCTCAAGCCGGGGGTTGCCCTTGTACTGCGTCTTTGCCCGGAAGCTGTCGTTGTGCCGGTAACACTGTATCACGGCTTGTTCAGGCATTCCAAGCCGGAGGCTACGCTGCTTGCAGGCGATCCGCTTATTCATTCTTGGAAAGAGATGGACCGAGGCAGCATCGCAAAGTTATTGCAATGTGCTCTTGGAGAACAAGTGAATGTTCATCGCGAAATGATGGTTAATAACGGGGGATATATACCGGAGCCTTTTCTTCCATTAATCAAGCAGGGGAAATCTACGAATGAGTGGTTTGATGCTCTGCTGGGGAGGGGAAAACCATAA